A window from Ostrinia nubilalis chromosome 13, ilOstNubi1.1, whole genome shotgun sequence encodes these proteins:
- the LOC135077487 gene encoding uncharacterized protein LOC135077487, whose translation MSKLDDIFDKKKDEAPMLDLSKTVINTAEEYRAVLDKVPDFKTRPEKVRAEDIKIKDKVDDQKTKTPKKEIRAYEKLGTRGYEEKQFTFMDPIPSEMRGLKFEELCAVQIEWRMLTSIRPKLKLDEEYFNRLIELGKAELKTRARDKRELAKNNMIRRTKNRSGVTETRIVTCSECGEEYCNGKMCVITNYDMFARLKVEVEAKSTKQAAPAAGGKSRRVKKRGRRKPRSKSAASAARSTSRNKSGAKSDSEL comes from the exons ATGTCTAAATTAGATGATATATTTGATAAAAAGAAAGATGAAGCACCTATGTTGGATTTGTCTAAAACTGTGATAAACACTGCGGAGGAATATAGAGCCGTGTTAGACAAAGTGCCGGACTTCAAAACAAGACCCGAGAAG GTTCGAGCTGAAGacattaaaatcaaagataaagttgatgatcaaaaaacaaaaacgcCAAAAAAAGAGATACGAGCCTACGAGAAACTAGGCACGCGTGGTTATGAAGAGAAGCAATTCACTTTCATGGATCCAATACCGTCTGAAATGCGTGGACTGAAATTTGAAGAATTGTGTGCTGTCCAAATAGAATGGAGAATGCTAACTTCCATCAGGCCTAAATTAAAGCTTGACGAAGAATattttaatag ATTAATCGAACTAggcaaagctgaattaaaaacaaGAGCAAGAGATAAAAGAGAACTAGCAAAAAACAATATGATAAGAAGAACCAAAAATCGTTCGGGCGTGACGGAGACGAGGATCGTCACTTGTTCCGAATGTGGCGAAGAGTATTGCAACG GTAAAATGTGCGTGATCACCAACTACGACATGTTCGCGCGTCTCAAAGTGGAGGTGGAGGCGAAGTCGACGAAGCAagcggcgccggcggcgggcGGCAAGTCCCGCCGCGTCAAGAAGCGCGGGCGCCGCAAGCCGCGCAGCAAAAGCGCTGCGTCCGCTGCACGCAGCACTAGCCGCAACAAGTCGGGCGCCAAAAGCGACTCCGAACTGTAG